The following proteins are co-located in the Flammeovirga kamogawensis genome:
- a CDS encoding ABC1 kinase family protein — MLFSTKVKNFQRLQEIIKILLKYGFEDVVSNTSLSRFVPIDDWKRDNKPVLKFSRSERIRMVIEELGPTFVKFAQTLSNRPDILPQDLIEEFQKLQDSVAPFSEIEAMAIVEKETGMNLNDFVTFFDNKPLGAASIGQVHRARLKTGQDVVIKIQRPGAREQVETDLRLLREFIKHTGHFFNKYGILNPEEIIQTFEESIINELDYTIEAKNIVQFRIANKDNQKLHIPYAHLEYTTKKLLVMEYVSGCKITDKRTIESWGLDLKQVALDGLHLYLDQIFNQGYFHADPHPGNVLIRPDGKIILIDFGMIGRLTKYQRFGLANFLTSMGQGDARGMAMHLRRIAKETDTDDPRKLEQDLNELVDKFVVHSSNDASMADITGTLQEIIYRNRLAVPGSIFMILRALAILEGICNVLWPTLEVLPEIEPYGIRLSKEQFSFKNLSSDFYYSFYQVSSLFYNLPMEVRYILKKTRTGKLVINFEHKGLEPLIHQFKDAASNLNIALVILALLISSSIVMTAPIPYTMRNSLGMPMVSSVGYGLSLVLMIYLTFKPKKKK; from the coding sequence ATGCTTTTTTCAACCAAAGTAAAAAACTTTCAACGTCTACAAGAAATCATTAAGATACTACTCAAGTATGGTTTTGAGGATGTTGTTTCTAACACATCTTTAAGCCGATTTGTGCCTATTGATGATTGGAAAAGAGACAACAAACCTGTCTTAAAATTTAGTAGGTCAGAAAGGATTCGAATGGTTATTGAAGAGTTAGGACCTACGTTTGTGAAATTTGCACAAACATTAAGTAATCGTCCTGATATTTTACCACAGGATTTAATAGAAGAGTTTCAAAAATTACAAGATAGTGTTGCTCCATTTTCTGAAATAGAAGCAATGGCAATTGTTGAAAAAGAAACAGGAATGAACCTGAATGATTTTGTAACTTTTTTTGATAACAAACCATTAGGTGCTGCTAGTATTGGTCAAGTACACAGAGCTCGTTTAAAAACAGGGCAAGATGTGGTAATAAAAATTCAGCGCCCAGGAGCTAGAGAACAAGTAGAAACGGATCTTAGACTTTTAAGAGAGTTTATCAAACATACTGGGCATTTCTTTAATAAATATGGTATTCTTAATCCAGAAGAAATAATACAGACTTTTGAGGAAAGTATTATTAATGAATTGGATTATACAATAGAAGCTAAAAATATTGTTCAATTTAGGATTGCCAATAAAGACAATCAAAAGTTACACATACCTTACGCACACTTAGAATATACTACTAAGAAACTTTTAGTAATGGAGTATGTTAGTGGTTGCAAAATCACTGATAAAAGAACAATTGAATCTTGGGGTTTAGACTTAAAACAAGTTGCTTTAGATGGACTTCATTTATACTTAGATCAAATTTTCAATCAAGGATATTTTCATGCAGATCCTCATCCCGGTAATGTGCTAATACGCCCTGATGGGAAAATTATACTAATTGATTTTGGTATGATTGGACGATTAACAAAATATCAAAGATTTGGTTTAGCAAACTTTCTTACCTCAATGGGGCAAGGAGATGCCAGAGGGATGGCAATGCACCTAAGACGAATTGCCAAAGAAACGGACACAGACGACCCTAGGAAGCTTGAACAAGACCTTAATGAGTTAGTGGATAAGTTTGTTGTTCATTCTTCTAATGATGCCTCTATGGCAGATATAACAGGTACATTACAAGAGATTATCTATAGGAATAGATTGGCTGTACCCGGTTCAATATTTATGATTTTAAGGGCATTGGCAATTTTAGAAGGTATATGTAATGTTTTATGGCCTACACTAGAAGTACTGCCTGAAATTGAACCTTATGGTATCCGTTTATCAAAAGAACAATTTTCATTTAAAAATTTAAGTTCAGATTTTTACTATTCATTTTACCAAGTATCTTCTTTATTCTATAATTTACCTATGGAGGTGCGTTATATTTTAAAGAAAACAAGGACAGGTAAACTTGTAATAAATTTTGAACACAAAGGCTTAGAACCACTTATACATCAATTTAAAGATGCAGCGTCTAATTTAAACATTGCTTTAGTTATTCTTGCACTTTTAATTAGTTCATCAATAGTTATGACTGCACCAATACCTTATACTATGAGAAATAGTTTAGGCATGCCAATGGTTAGTTCTGTA
- the tamL gene encoding translocation and assembly module lipoprotein TamL → MKNKSLSLLLILSVSLFGCSITKYLEEDRRFYTGAEIKFNHSDSIKISDDFKYDINEVITTEPNSKSGAWFHFKGENAKHPKGFKKWKAKTFGSKPVYYDKYITEKTTDLIDNTLDNEGYFGSTVHYKEIIDKNTKSVKVVYEIDINDQPYILNSVDWAYTKDDVFSKKIKSLENESLLVEGSRYKLDDFREERVRINNSLKDSGFYFFSSNYLMFDLDSAKGNRTVDVKAYFKEMPDKVKRMYTIDTVLLQPDFDLDGLNVAKRNHKTVQIDSGIIYKGDPVNLKPSILETTLQFRQGDIYSRHKHQATLRQFSGLGVFKYVDMDFTPKPSEDPDYGTMNVNAKMSQVTLHSLSTELAVSTWSTGYTGPELDVTWKNRNTFGGAEKLSFTVYTGIQKQFGGKTNGVDLIFWYGVDAKLSIPRVVAPFNVRPGGDFYIPYTNFGIGFKKYHFFPSYSLNYLTTSYGFDWRTNEAIKHTLDPVVISFQATSDTTNISQDIPSLTEAFRNQFILGSQYSFEYAPNWNKKVKNTSFYYKGDIAISGNIWYAIMNGLGVPKNPETGQYEIFGNPYSQYVRLTNDFRFYFKTSKKGEMATRFVVGYSKPWGNSSALPFIQQYFVGGPNSIRAFRSRTLGPGSFNPEKLQNSNGTDENTTQTFGQQAGDIKIEGSFEYRYDLHQYLKLAAFVDYGNVWLANEDPDRPGGEFKFDNVVNELALGAGVGVRIDLQFFVMRFDFAIPLRLPYEPDDGVQWVIKKPSFNQIVFNLAIGYPF, encoded by the coding sequence ATGAAGAATAAATCATTAAGTCTTTTACTAATTCTTAGCGTCTCTTTGTTTGGGTGTAGTATAACTAAGTACCTAGAAGAAGATAGACGTTTTTATACAGGAGCCGAGATTAAGTTTAATCATTCTGATAGTATTAAAATTTCAGATGATTTTAAATATGATATTAATGAGGTAATTACTACCGAACCTAATTCTAAGAGTGGAGCGTGGTTTCATTTTAAAGGTGAAAATGCAAAACATCCAAAAGGGTTTAAGAAGTGGAAAGCGAAGACTTTTGGTAGTAAACCAGTTTATTATGACAAGTATATTACAGAAAAAACAACAGATTTAATTGATAACACTTTAGATAATGAAGGGTATTTTGGCTCTACAGTTCATTATAAAGAAATTATAGATAAGAATACTAAATCTGTTAAAGTTGTATATGAAATTGATATTAATGATCAACCATATATCCTAAATTCAGTAGACTGGGCATATACAAAAGATGATGTTTTTTCTAAAAAAATAAAAAGTTTAGAGAATGAAAGTCTATTAGTAGAAGGTAGTCGTTATAAGCTTGATGATTTTAGAGAAGAACGTGTTAGAATTAATAATTCTTTAAAAGATAGTGGCTTTTATTTCTTTAGTTCAAACTACCTAATGTTTGATTTAGATAGTGCAAAAGGAAATAGAACTGTAGATGTAAAAGCATATTTTAAAGAAATGCCCGACAAAGTAAAAAGAATGTATACTATTGATACAGTTCTTTTACAGCCAGATTTTGATTTAGATGGCTTAAATGTTGCCAAAAGAAATCATAAAACTGTTCAAATTGATTCTGGTATTATTTATAAAGGAGATCCTGTAAATTTAAAGCCATCTATTTTAGAGACAACTCTTCAGTTCAGACAAGGTGATATTTATAGTCGTCATAAACATCAAGCTACATTGAGACAGTTTTCTGGTTTAGGTGTTTTTAAATACGTCGATATGGATTTCACACCAAAACCTTCTGAAGATCCAGATTATGGAACGATGAATGTAAACGCTAAGATGTCTCAAGTGACGCTCCATTCTCTTTCTACTGAACTTGCGGTATCAACATGGTCAACTGGGTACACTGGTCCTGAATTAGACGTTACATGGAAAAATAGGAATACATTTGGAGGTGCAGAAAAATTATCGTTTACAGTTTACACAGGTATTCAAAAACAATTTGGTGGTAAAACAAATGGTGTAGATTTAATCTTCTGGTATGGTGTTGATGCTAAATTATCAATACCTAGAGTTGTAGCTCCCTTTAATGTGAGGCCTGGTGGTGATTTTTATATTCCTTATACAAATTTTGGCATTGGTTTTAAAAAGTATCATTTCTTCCCATCTTACAGTCTTAATTACCTTACTACCTCTTATGGTTTTGATTGGAGAACGAATGAAGCAATAAAACATACACTTGATCCTGTTGTCATAAGTTTTCAAGCAACAAGCGATACAACAAATATTTCTCAAGATATACCTTCACTTACAGAAGCATTTAGAAATCAGTTTATTCTTGGGTCTCAATATTCTTTTGAATATGCACCAAACTGGAATAAGAAAGTAAAGAATACAAGTTTCTATTATAAAGGTGATATTGCAATTTCTGGTAACATTTGGTATGCAATTATGAATGGGTTAGGAGTTCCAAAAAATCCAGAAACGGGGCAATATGAAATCTTTGGTAACCCTTATTCTCAATATGTAAGGCTAACAAATGACTTCCGTTTTTATTTCAAAACTTCAAAAAAAGGAGAAATGGCAACAAGGTTCGTTGTCGGTTACAGTAAGCCTTGGGGTAACTCATCAGCTTTACCATTTATTCAACAATATTTTGTAGGTGGTCCAAACAGTATTCGTGCATTTAGATCAAGAACATTAGGTCCTGGATCTTTTAATCCTGAAAAATTACAGAATTCGAATGGAACAGATGAAAATACTACTCAAACATTTGGACAACAAGCAGGCGATATTAAAATAGAGGGTAGTTTTGAATACCGATATGATCTTCATCAATATTTAAAATTAGCTGCTTTTGTTGATTACGGTAACGTGTGGTTAGCAAATGAAGACCCAGATAGACCTGGCGGTGAATTTAAGTTTGATAATGTTGTCAATGAGTTAGCATTAGGAGCTGGTGTTGGGGTAAGAATAGATTTACAGTTCTTCGTCATGAGATTTGACTTTGCTATTCCTCTAAGACTACCTTATGAGCCTGATGATGGTGTACAATGGGTTATAAAAAAACCAAGCTTTAATCAAATAGTATTTAACTTAGCAATAGGCTACCCATTTTAA
- a CDS encoding translocation/assembly module TamB domain-containing protein: MKGTFKRIFFAILLLFIILLSTIYGILRVPYVQNIAVNKITSYVSELTKSEIKVGYIALDFPKTLVLENVDLQEPNGNNFVHLSKLEVDVDLETISLERIVINEIGLQSLHTSIEVNRAGDFNFNYLINAFASDSSSTNIEEDTTSSTIPPIIINNIQLTDLRFHYLDSVMNIKTDVKVNSLITEIPLIDINTSTYKINSIDLNGTQIDHLQFDNAIVVNEEDSTNTDEATSFLLSLLTANINNFIVNYTDNTTQDKATIKVQQFSLNNHSFDLLNQDIKIGNLFLDNTLISYSTKSDTSNVQVEPQTSSSQLVYLKSLDIGWKVDVNKSSINNLKLVYDDNLYKPTMEGLDPNHIYFNKIALEVNKLSVSDDEIKAEVPSLKAFERNGLSLTNFSTDISIKPQELHIKDLLVEVNNSFVYNDLYLKYPNLYTIGDHLDKLYFRNHLLKSHISFNDALIFDPSLKNDSSISPFITHNIDGTMKIEGTTSDMSISNGKIRSSLGLNTDFNVQLNNVLSEDSLKYQVAVDSLNFYTNTLTSLFLDDSLKESFSIPPHILGDFDLAGDLKNLKAKSNISLLQTGAFNFRLQLKNEDEYSFETNTYNLNVGQILRDSTIGKVSTHLTANGKGFNIDSLLLSKIEFQLKKAEYNNYDYGGLDVALDIDRKAIVWEANTHQKELAIDLKGSVNLNDKLPTASIEGDIENVDLRALNFMDDSVSFGMKVNSNTIGFDISNLNSTLDLSEIKIQQGLEEQEIPFLKTHIEIDSTHILGKVELESINANIYSDISLDSLPVVLERYFSQYLSSREMIGSLPPSNGVITAEINIEDGELLTKGNIEGLDTLEFKQCTLNFDAASNKLDFDLDIPRLTYSDINIDSLYAKIDANGSVLTYNFGLGLLEMIGYEDYAIHNWSLSGNAEHNNLRVQIDGKSEDKLDEWLYIGGNLTLDSTTYKYVFDDRIRINTNDWKVDKENYILSYGGLPYVNKVQLSKDDQSFALNSTQFDEKDTVYSFTIHDYSLDSTTYNIDTDTSLINGLVNADIKIGNIYKGGVLDGTIDIAQFGVFNSIIADIKSNARNTDNIDIYENQTSINGVIGNINVQSEYNIADTLSPLEMTIDIDSLLIKPFEYFAKGYASNFSGGLNGNIIFKGLGNDPMMVEGKVDLLSPSLNIDILNVYFTGTDGNIVFDDKGIHFNQVGFKDSENRLAALGGDIFTKDYEEMDFNMKFSADDITLINSTQKDNPEYFGKLIVGNLTKITGPFDHLIINSTTRISRGTDLTYVYMDGGLGEIDTGDDIINFVNKEDTLVVKSKADNYEIKATINIDDKSKFKVVIDPRAGDALTLVGGGTLNLRMDAGGDLVMSGQYQITKGDYSMTFYQLMNKKLLLQKGSSVLWTGDPYNPQANMTAIYEAMTSPYPLVVNQINQSEANKYKSKRKFRVYMNMRGDVINPDLSFKLEYPEGSQGGDKIESSVEYLNQDESQLNKQVFSLLVLGTFLNDSGGEGASTSDMVTGSVSSIISQQLNNVTDNLTNGFVDVDFDLDSYSQQQESGTSNRTDLGVTVKKTLFNDRLSVSVGGKVAVSGNQAVNNNSNNTFNTDFLLEYSLMADGTLKNRLFRQIDAQYFTPDVFKTGVSLMFTKDYNQGKELFIRNLDKKKDIRKRMGMIKRSNTGGGMMQASGDSTTQGGGGMMAPAEDNEADQDTVKTVLPDSLQTESETPSEVPLETEEDPKKDQSNVIISPLILPANHKQSTSLLVHHEE, from the coding sequence ATGAAAGGAACTTTCAAACGAATATTTTTTGCAATACTCTTATTATTCATAATTCTATTAAGTACTATTTATGGAATATTAAGAGTTCCATATGTGCAAAATATTGCTGTAAATAAAATCACATCGTATGTTTCTGAACTCACAAAAAGTGAAATTAAAGTAGGTTACATAGCACTTGATTTTCCAAAAACTTTAGTATTAGAGAATGTAGACTTACAAGAGCCAAACGGAAATAATTTTGTACATCTTTCTAAGCTAGAAGTAGATGTTGATCTTGAAACTATTTCTTTAGAAAGAATAGTTATTAATGAAATTGGACTTCAGTCTTTACATACTTCTATAGAGGTTAATAGAGCAGGTGATTTTAATTTTAATTATCTTATCAATGCGTTTGCATCAGATTCTTCGAGTACAAATATAGAGGAGGATACAACGAGTTCTACAATTCCTCCAATAATAATTAACAATATTCAATTAACTGATCTCAGATTTCATTACTTAGATAGTGTAATGAACATTAAAACTGATGTGAAAGTAAACTCTCTGATAACAGAGATACCTTTAATTGATATTAATACCTCTACCTATAAGATAAACTCTATTGATCTCAATGGCACTCAAATAGATCATTTACAATTTGATAATGCAATTGTTGTTAACGAAGAGGATAGTACTAATACTGACGAAGCAACAAGTTTTTTATTATCATTATTAACGGCTAACATTAACAATTTCATTGTAAACTATACCGATAATACTACTCAAGACAAAGCAACAATAAAAGTTCAACAATTCTCTTTAAATAACCATTCTTTTGATCTTTTAAATCAAGATATAAAGATAGGGAACCTCTTTTTAGACAATACTTTAATTAGTTACTCAACCAAGAGTGATACGTCAAATGTTCAAGTAGAACCTCAAACTAGTTCTTCTCAATTAGTTTACTTAAAATCATTAGATATTGGTTGGAAAGTAGATGTGAATAAATCCTCCATAAATAATTTAAAATTAGTTTATGATGATAACCTTTACAAACCTACAATGGAAGGTTTAGATCCTAATCATATCTACTTTAATAAAATAGCTTTAGAGGTAAATAAATTAAGCGTATCTGATGATGAAATTAAAGCTGAAGTGCCTTCCTTAAAAGCATTTGAAAGAAATGGGCTGTCACTTACCAATTTTTCGACAGATATAAGTATTAAGCCTCAAGAATTACATATAAAAGATTTACTAGTAGAAGTAAATAACAGTTTTGTATATAATGATCTTTATTTAAAATACCCCAATTTATATACAATTGGAGATCATCTTGATAAACTTTATTTTAGAAATCACTTATTAAAATCACATATAAGTTTTAACGATGCTTTAATTTTTGATCCGTCATTAAAAAATGATAGTTCTATAAGCCCATTTATAACTCATAATATAGATGGTACTATGAAAATAGAAGGAACAACCTCAGACATGTCTATTTCTAATGGTAAAATAAGAAGTAGTTTAGGCTTAAATACTGATTTCAATGTTCAATTAAATAATGTTCTTTCAGAAGATTCTTTAAAATACCAAGTAGCAGTAGATTCATTAAACTTTTACACAAATACTTTAACTAGCTTATTTTTAGATGATTCACTTAAAGAATCATTCTCAATTCCACCTCATATTTTAGGAGATTTTGATTTAGCAGGTGATCTTAAAAATTTAAAAGCAAAATCAAATATTAGTCTATTACAGACAGGTGCCTTTAATTTTAGATTGCAGTTAAAAAATGAAGACGAATATAGTTTTGAAACAAATACTTATAACCTTAATGTTGGTCAAATATTAAGAGATTCAACAATTGGAAAAGTAAGTACACATCTTACTGCAAATGGCAAAGGCTTTAATATTGATTCTTTATTACTATCAAAAATTGAATTTCAATTAAAAAAAGCGGAATACAACAATTACGATTATGGTGGGTTAGATGTAGCTTTAGACATTGATAGAAAAGCTATTGTTTGGGAAGCAAATACACATCAAAAAGAATTAGCAATTGACTTAAAAGGAAGTGTAAACCTTAATGATAAACTCCCTACAGCATCAATAGAAGGAGATATTGAAAATGTAGATTTAAGAGCTCTAAACTTTATGGACGATTCTGTAAGTTTTGGTATGAAAGTAAATTCTAATACAATAGGGTTTGATATTTCTAATCTAAATTCAACTCTTGATTTAAGTGAAATAAAAATACAACAAGGGTTAGAAGAACAAGAAATACCATTTTTAAAAACTCATATAGAAATTGATAGTACGCATATACTCGGAAAGGTTGAATTAGAATCAATCAATGCTAATATATATTCCGACATTTCTTTAGATAGTTTACCTGTTGTATTAGAACGTTATTTTTCTCAGTATTTATCATCTAGAGAAATGATTGGTAGTCTACCTCCATCTAATGGAGTGATTACAGCTGAAATTAACATTGAAGATGGTGAATTACTTACCAAGGGAAATATTGAAGGTTTAGATACTCTAGAATTTAAACAATGTACTCTTAATTTTGATGCTGCTTCTAATAAATTAGATTTTGATTTAGACATTCCAAGACTAACATATTCTGATATCAATATTGATTCTTTATATGCTAAAATAGATGCCAATGGCTCTGTGCTTACTTACAACTTTGGGTTAGGATTATTAGAAATGATTGGTTATGAAGATTATGCCATCCATAATTGGTCTCTAAGTGGTAATGCAGAACATAATAATTTACGTGTGCAAATTGATGGTAAATCAGAAGATAAACTAGATGAATGGCTTTACATTGGAGGAAATTTAACACTTGATTCCACTACATATAAATATGTTTTTGATGATAGAATTAGAATCAATACAAACGACTGGAAGGTAGATAAAGAAAATTATATTCTTTCTTATGGTGGATTACCTTATGTAAATAAAGTACAGTTATCTAAAGATGATCAAAGTTTTGCTTTAAACTCAACTCAGTTTGATGAAAAGGATACTGTTTACTCTTTTACTATCCATGATTATTCTTTAGACTCAACTACTTATAATATAGATACTGATACATCACTCATAAACGGGTTAGTAAATGCTGATATCAAGATAGGAAACATCTATAAAGGAGGCGTTTTAGACGGAACAATAGATATAGCACAATTTGGTGTATTTAATAGTATCATAGCAGATATAAAGAGTAATGCTCGTAATACAGATAATATTGATATTTATGAAAATCAGACTTCTATAAATGGAGTGATTGGTAATATAAATGTTCAAAGTGAATATAATATTGCTGATACACTATCACCATTAGAAATGACTATAGATATTGATAGTTTATTGATTAAACCTTTCGAATATTTTGCTAAAGGATATGCTTCAAACTTCAGTGGTGGTTTAAACGGAAACATTATTTTTAAGGGACTTGGAAACGACCCAATGATGGTTGAAGGAAAAGTAGATTTACTATCTCCATCATTAAACATTGATATTTTGAATGTCTACTTCACAGGTACGGATGGTAATATTGTTTTTGATGATAAAGGAATACATTTTAATCAAGTAGGATTTAAAGATTCAGAAAATCGTTTGGCAGCACTTGGTGGAGATATCTTCACAAAAGACTACGAAGAAATGGATTTCAATATGAAATTCTCTGCTGATGATATCACGTTAATTAACTCTACTCAGAAAGATAATCCTGAATACTTTGGTAAATTGATAGTAGGTAACTTAACTAAAATAACTGGCCCTTTTGATCATTTAATTATTAATTCTACTACACGCATAAGTAGAGGTACAGACCTTACTTATGTTTATATGGATGGTGGTTTAGGTGAAATTGATACAGGTGATGACATTATTAATTTTGTAAATAAAGAAGATACTTTAGTAGTTAAGAGTAAAGCAGATAACTACGAAATAAAGGCTACAATTAACATTGATGATAAATCTAAATTTAAGGTGGTAATTGACCCAAGAGCTGGAGATGCACTAACTCTTGTAGGGGGTGGAACATTAAATTTAAGAATGGATGCAGGCGGAGACCTTGTAATGTCTGGTCAATATCAAATTACTAAAGGTGATTACTCAATGACTTTTTATCAATTAATGAATAAAAAGTTATTGTTACAGAAAGGTAGTTCTGTCTTATGGACTGGAGATCCATATAATCCTCAAGCAAACATGACGGCCATATATGAGGCGATGACATCACCTTATCCACTTGTTGTTAATCAAATAAATCAATCTGAAGCAAATAAATATAAATCAAAACGTAAGTTTAGAGTTTATATGAACATGCGCGGAGATGTTATTAACCCTGATTTATCTTTTAAGTTAGAATACCCAGAAGGCAGCCAAGGTGGTGATAAGATAGAATCATCTGTAGAATATCTAAATCAAGATGAGTCTCAACTAAACAAACAGGTATTTTCTCTATTAGTTTTAGGTACATTTTTAAATGATTCTGGAGGTGAAGGAGCTAGTACCTCTGATATGGTTACTGGTTCTGTAAGTTCCATTATTAGTCAACAATTAAATAATGTAACAGACAATTTAACTAATGGTTTTGTTGATGTAGATTTTGATTTAGACTCTTATTCACAACAGCAAGAATCTGGAACATCTAACAGAACAGATTTAGGTGTTACAGTTAAGAAAACACTATTTAATGATAGATTAAGTGTATCTGTGGGTGGTAAAGTTGCTGTAAGTGGTAACCAAGCTGTTAATAATAATAGTAATAATACTTTTAATACAGACTTTCTTTTAGAGTACAGCTTAATGGCTGATGGAACTTTAAAAAATAGACTTTTCAGACAAATTGATGCTCAATATTTCACACCAGATGTGTTTAAAACGGGTGTTTCATTAATGTTTACCAAAGACTATAATCAAGGGAAAGAACTATTTATTCGAAACCTAGATAAGAAAAAAGATATCCGTAAGAGAATGGGAATGATTAAGCGTTCTAATACAGGTGGTGGAATGATGCAAGCAAGCGGAGACTCAACAACTCAAGGTGGGGGTGGTATGATGGCTCCAGCAGAAGACAATGAAGCTGATCAGGATACTGTTAAAACGGTACTACCAGACTCTTTACAAACGGAATCAGAAACACCTTCTGAAGTGCCTTTAGAAACTGAAGAAGATCCCAAAAAAGATCAAAGTAATGTGATTATTTCACCTTTGATTTTACCAGCTAATCACAAACAATCGACAAGCCTTTTAGTACATCATGAAGAATAA
- a CDS encoding DUF7832 domain-containing protein, translated as MYKVKDHNSKIIDNAKDYFGVNFPDDQPLDQAYLHIGIFIGWAVENDFLDEEFNDDFFSLFIRFKNRDINSIILAETLDGVVEIDFFNTEIQDFVRNYYSSGEYVHDYKNSLGKNLESIFQVEDSWKNYDVMKAIIEKKYKLWLKS; from the coding sequence ATGTATAAAGTAAAAGACCATAACAGCAAAATTATTGATAACGCGAAAGATTACTTTGGCGTAAACTTCCCGGATGATCAACCACTTGATCAAGCATATCTACATATTGGCATTTTTATAGGATGGGCAGTAGAAAATGATTTCTTAGATGAAGAATTTAATGATGACTTTTTCAGTCTATTCATACGTTTTAAGAATAGAGACATCAATTCGATAATTCTTGCAGAAACTTTAGATGGAGTGGTTGAGATTGACTTTTTTAATACTGAAATCCAAGATTTTGTAAGAAATTATTACTCAAGTGGAGAGTATGTTCATGATTATAAAAATAGTTTAGGCAAAAATTTAGAATCTATTTTTCAAGTAGAAGATTCTTGGAAGAATTATGATGTAATGAAAGCTATTATTGAGAAGAAGTATAAGTTATGGTTAAAAAGCTAA